Proteins from one Terriglobus tenax genomic window:
- a CDS encoding Rrf2 family transcriptional regulator, translating into MSLPMLFPGKMRRVQCVIYTCTHFERCPLPTSTRFVLAIHVLASLAVTGGGPMRSEDLAFSVNTNAAFIRSLLSRLQEAGLTTSQMGTGGGALLAKPAEKIRLLDVYRAVEDSEVFAFHRQGPNESCVVGKNIQAAIRPSLDQATAALERQLASVTVADIAQEVARLGKFTIPWNGC; encoded by the coding sequence ATGAGTTTGCCGATGCTTTTTCCAGGGAAGATGCGCCGCGTCCAGTGTGTAATATATACATGTACACACTTTGAGAGGTGCCCGTTGCCCACGAGTACGCGTTTCGTTCTGGCCATTCACGTCTTGGCATCCTTGGCGGTAACGGGAGGGGGACCTATGCGCTCGGAGGACTTGGCCTTCAGTGTCAACACCAACGCTGCCTTTATCCGATCCTTGCTTTCCCGACTCCAGGAAGCAGGCCTGACGACCTCGCAGATGGGAACAGGTGGAGGAGCCTTACTCGCAAAGCCCGCTGAGAAAATCCGTCTACTCGATGTCTACCGCGCGGTCGAAGACTCCGAAGTCTTTGCTTTTCACCGGCAGGGCCCGAACGAATCCTGTGTCGTCGGAAAGAACATTCAGGCAGCCATTCGGCCTTCCTTGGACCAGGCGACTGCGGCTCTTGAACGTCAACTTGCCTCAGTAACCGTTGCCGATATCGCACAGGAAGTGGCGCGGCTCGGCAAATTCACGATTCCCTGGAACGGCTGCTAA
- a CDS encoding nuclear transport factor 2 family protein, translating to MGAHLDLIRSTYDGSSEENGRNLLAALAPDAEWTEAEGFPYAGTYVGAEAILAGVFHRLGTEWVGYRAEVHTYLEDGDRVAAFGVYSGTYKATGQSMRAAFAHLWELRDGKITRMTQYVDTVMVRKALGY from the coding sequence ATGGGCGCTCATCTCGACCTCATCCGTTCCACCTACGACGGCTCTTCTGAAGAAAACGGTCGCAATCTCCTGGCGGCGCTTGCTCCCGATGCTGAGTGGACGGAAGCCGAAGGCTTTCCGTACGCCGGCACCTATGTGGGCGCAGAAGCGATTCTTGCCGGCGTCTTTCATCGTCTGGGCACCGAGTGGGTCGGCTACCGTGCAGAGGTTCACACCTACCTGGAAGACGGCGACCGAGTCGCCGCCTTCGGAGTCTACTCCGGAACCTACAAAGCCACCGGGCAATCCATGCGTGCGGCATTCGCGCATCTCTGGGAACTGCGAGACGGCAAGATTACGCGCATGACGCAGTATGTCGATACCGTGATGGTGCGAAAGGCACTCGGCTATTAA
- a CDS encoding MBL fold metallo-hydrolase, translating into MKPTLAVGAMDPAPSGIANVAVTPLTWKHFPAGPNGFFRAPVLVTGPTEALLIDGGFTLPDGRTVAEAMKATGKRLTTIYVSQSDPDYYFSLQSIKDAFPEARVIAASETVSAIRASVEKKLATWGPQLKENGPQTLGDVVIPDTFDGKTLTVDGQTIEIVDAAGLTNRRFLWVPSLHAVFGGVLIFAGVHVWTADTATKEQRAAWIANLDAITARKPLIIVPGHMVSDAATNLAGVEHTKGYLIAFEEELAKAKDSTALIAAMKARYPGLGMEVALDIGAKVATGEMKWG; encoded by the coding sequence ATGAAACCGACGCTTGCTGTTGGAGCAATGGACCCCGCTCCGTCCGGGATTGCCAACGTTGCCGTCACACCCCTGACATGGAAACATTTTCCTGCAGGGCCGAATGGATTCTTTCGCGCACCAGTGCTCGTGACTGGTCCGACCGAAGCTCTGCTGATCGACGGTGGTTTCACCCTGCCCGACGGCCGTACGGTCGCGGAGGCAATGAAAGCCACAGGGAAACGACTGACGACGATCTATGTCAGCCAGAGTGACCCCGACTACTATTTCAGCTTGCAATCAATCAAGGATGCCTTCCCGGAGGCACGTGTGATCGCGGCGTCGGAGACTGTGTCCGCCATACGCGCGAGCGTGGAGAAGAAGCTTGCCACCTGGGGGCCGCAGCTCAAGGAGAACGGCCCCCAGACGCTCGGCGACGTTGTGATCCCCGACACCTTTGACGGCAAGACGCTCACAGTCGATGGACAGACGATCGAGATCGTGGACGCCGCCGGACTTACCAATCGCCGCTTTCTCTGGGTTCCTTCACTCCATGCCGTCTTCGGCGGTGTGCTGATCTTCGCAGGCGTACATGTCTGGACTGCTGATACCGCAACCAAGGAACAGCGCGCGGCCTGGATCGCCAACCTTGATGCGATCACCGCACGCAAGCCTCTGATTATCGTGCCTGGCCATATGGTGTCGGATGCCGCAACCAATCTGGCCGGCGTCGAGCACACCAAGGGCTATCTCATCGCCTTCGAGGAGGAGTTGGCCAAAGCCAAAGATTCGACCGCGCTCATCGCGGCGATGAAAGCCCGCTACCCCGGCCTCGGGATGGAGGTGGCTCTCGACATCGGGGCGAAGGTGGCTACGGGCGAAATGAAGTGGGGCTGA
- a CDS encoding TolC family protein, with the protein MKTLVLAAALLIATGAAAQDPTMPGMPMPAQQKPVTPPHQHGTPAKKTTETAPKTEDMSGMDMKDHDHAHDKNAPMDKMNGMQMEPMPGMHMDDSDAQAPVKPSVTHSTMTLQEPEDPSRRTGSNHPAPELLKDVAGRPAKSLADFLGMADRTNPTIAQATSLVRRSAAQATQAGLYPNPTVGYQGEQIRGGSYGGGQSGGFVQQTVVLGGKLALRRDIYEQQKRSDEINVEEQTLRVHSDVTQAFYSALTAQALVNVRRRLLGLTLDAVETVHQLANVGQADAPDILQTEVESEQAKVDFVRAQRAFLQEYRMLAALAGQKDMVVSPLEGDLEHPPIIDAEQQVTMLVANSPEVRRAQQEVTVAEARLKNARRESIPDLQLKVGEQYNGQLVSDNPNRPTGAQSFATAAMNIPLWNRNQGNKRAAGVEVERARQDVQRTQLNLQREAAPLAQSYETARFESERFRNQLIPRAQRAYELYLTKYENMAQAYPQVLVSQRTLFQLQVSYLQSLHETWQSAIALQNFALTGGLNQPQSRGTSNTSINLPGSGGGAE; encoded by the coding sequence ATGAAGACTTTAGTTCTTGCCGCTGCCTTGTTGATAGCGACGGGCGCGGCCGCTCAAGATCCAACGATGCCGGGTATGCCGATGCCGGCACAACAGAAGCCCGTAACCCCACCCCACCAGCATGGGACGCCGGCCAAGAAGACCACGGAGACGGCTCCCAAGACGGAGGACATGTCCGGGATGGACATGAAAGACCATGATCATGCTCACGACAAGAATGCACCGATGGACAAGATGAACGGGATGCAGATGGAGCCTATGCCGGGTATGCATATGGATGATTCCGATGCACAAGCTCCTGTGAAGCCTTCGGTCACACATTCAACGATGACGCTTCAGGAACCGGAAGATCCTTCGCGCAGGACCGGAAGCAATCATCCGGCCCCTGAGCTCCTGAAGGATGTAGCTGGTCGTCCGGCGAAATCTCTGGCGGATTTTCTGGGGATGGCAGACAGAACGAACCCTACGATCGCACAAGCGACCTCGCTTGTCCGACGTTCCGCCGCTCAAGCAACGCAGGCTGGACTCTACCCCAACCCGACCGTGGGGTATCAGGGAGAACAGATCCGTGGCGGTAGTTACGGAGGAGGCCAGAGCGGAGGATTCGTCCAGCAGACGGTCGTCCTTGGAGGAAAACTGGCTCTTCGCCGCGATATCTATGAGCAACAAAAACGCTCGGATGAAATCAACGTCGAGGAGCAGACTCTTCGCGTGCACAGCGATGTGACCCAGGCTTTCTACTCTGCGCTCACAGCCCAGGCCCTCGTGAATGTCAGGCGACGATTGCTCGGCCTGACGCTTGATGCGGTGGAGACCGTCCATCAGCTCGCGAACGTGGGCCAAGCCGACGCACCGGACATCCTTCAAACGGAAGTTGAATCGGAACAGGCCAAAGTCGATTTCGTTAGGGCCCAGAGAGCATTCTTGCAGGAGTACCGGATGCTCGCGGCGCTGGCCGGTCAGAAAGACATGGTGGTTTCGCCGCTCGAAGGCGATCTCGAACACCCTCCCATCATCGATGCTGAACAGCAAGTCACCATGCTGGTTGCGAACAGTCCCGAGGTGCGCCGCGCCCAGCAGGAGGTAACCGTTGCGGAGGCGCGATTGAAGAACGCTCGGCGCGAGTCGATCCCGGATCTTCAACTGAAAGTAGGCGAACAGTACAACGGACAACTGGTCAGCGATAACCCAAATCGACCCACAGGGGCGCAGAGTTTTGCGACCGCTGCGATGAACATTCCGCTTTGGAATCGCAATCAAGGGAACAAGCGCGCTGCCGGCGTCGAAGTGGAACGCGCCCGTCAAGACGTCCAACGAACACAACTCAATCTGCAACGCGAAGCCGCACCGCTTGCTCAGTCCTACGAGACGGCGCGCTTCGAGTCAGAACGATTTAGAAACCAACTCATCCCTCGCGCTCAGAGAGCCTATGAGCTCTATCTCACGAAGTACGAGAACATGGCTCAAGCCTACCCACAGGTTCTTGTCTCACAAAGAACTCTGTTTCAGCTTCAAGTGAGCTATCTGCAGTCCCTTCATGAGACGTGGCAGAGCGCGATTGCACTCCAGAACTTTGCGCTCACGGGCGGGTTGAATCAGCCCCAGTCCCGCGGCACCTCCAACACCTCGATCAACTTACCTGGATCCGGCGGGGGGGCGGAATGA
- a CDS encoding winged helix-turn-helix transcriptional regulator, whose translation MKDDFTQQQDMAKGEACPIRDVLDRIGDQWSLLALGALSKGTMRFNELRQEIGDVSQQMLSRTLKRLEEDGLVSRTPFAVIPPRVDYALTPLGESFLKPMRVLIGWAEQNHVSIQSARKAYRAASTD comes from the coding sequence TTGAAAGACGACTTCACTCAGCAACAGGACATGGCAAAGGGAGAGGCTTGCCCCATCCGTGACGTACTTGACCGCATCGGCGATCAATGGAGCCTATTGGCGCTCGGTGCGTTATCCAAGGGGACGATGCGCTTCAACGAACTAAGACAGGAGATCGGCGACGTGTCCCAGCAGATGCTGTCGCGAACCTTGAAACGCCTTGAGGAAGACGGGCTCGTGTCGCGGACACCCTTTGCGGTGATCCCACCTCGAGTCGACTATGCCTTGACCCCGTTAGGTGAGTCTTTCCTCAAACCAATGCGGGTCCTCATCGGATGGGCCGAGCAAAATCACGTTTCGATTCAATCGGCCCGAAAAGCCTATCGGGCTGCATCAACGGATTGA
- a CDS encoding DUF5666 domain-containing protein, producing MKRLLLAVLFGLFATAAFAHNGMIHMMGTVTAIADTSLSVKGTDGKTQTVVLVATTKFTKGDKVATLRDIRVGDPIVIHATKKADQLIAAEVKVGTMGMTGDSGGMNGMKMDHPATTTPH from the coding sequence ATGAAACGACTTCTTCTGGCGGTCCTATTCGGCCTATTTGCAACCGCGGCATTTGCTCACAACGGCATGATCCACATGATGGGGACTGTCACCGCGATTGCGGATACCAGCCTCAGCGTCAAAGGGACGGACGGCAAGACCCAAACGGTTGTGCTGGTGGCAACGACGAAGTTTACCAAGGGGGACAAGGTTGCCACCCTTCGCGACATCCGAGTTGGGGACCCTATCGTCATTCACGCCACAAAAAAGGCTGACCAGTTGATTGCTGCTGAGGTCAAGGTTGGAACCATGGGCATGACGGGCGACTCCGGTGGCATGAACGGGATGAAGATGGACCATCCTGCGACGACCACCCCTCACTGA
- a CDS encoding site-specific integrase, with translation MVTEALRPSELFALRWRSFDDQNTLTLTETVYRRTLRPFGKTPGSLTKVHLPDGLAEELLLWKMECKKTSCKKVGCTKPEHRKASPDEFIFPNADGGFMDADNYRFRVLKPLAEALGVPKLNFQVMRRTMATQAQKMGSVKDIQTHLRHSRPDTTAHEYMQELPESVQEMVGSVYAMLMKGGEDRSSDDLPQKAANASTVTPPKLLKGLVGTAGFEPTTSTVRNLRFTHFQRLTSNTTPAKSLKRNTREFLLFPDCSQIIFLLFPRGRIGAPTLIGLEYQPPEGTFRIRAS, from the coding sequence ATGGTGACGGAGGCGCTCCGGCCGAGCGAGCTATTCGCTCTGAGGTGGCGATCCTTCGACGACCAGAACACGCTAACCCTCACCGAAACTGTCTACCGGAGAACCCTCAGGCCGTTTGGCAAGACTCCCGGTAGCCTCACTAAGGTCCATCTGCCGGACGGCCTCGCCGAGGAGCTGTTGCTCTGGAAGATGGAGTGCAAGAAGACCTCCTGCAAGAAGGTTGGTTGCACGAAACCGGAACACCGAAAGGCCTCTCCGGACGAGTTCATCTTCCCGAACGCGGATGGCGGATTCATGGACGCGGACAACTACCGTTTCCGGGTCTTAAAGCCGCTGGCGGAAGCCTTGGGCGTTCCGAAGCTGAACTTCCAGGTGATGCGACGGACGATGGCGACCCAGGCCCAGAAGATGGGATCGGTGAAAGACATCCAGACGCATCTCAGACACTCAAGGCCGGACACGACGGCCCACGAGTACATGCAGGAACTGCCTGAGAGCGTGCAGGAGATGGTCGGATCGGTGTACGCAATGCTGATGAAAGGAGGAGAAGATCGGTCTTCCGACGATTTGCCACAAAAAGCTGCAAATGCCTCGACCGTCACGCCGCCTAAGTTGTTGAAAGGATTGGTGGGCACAGCAGGATTCGAACCTACGACTTCCACCGTGCGAAATCTGCGATTCACGCATTTTCAACGACTTACGAGCAACACCACACCCGCTAAATCCTTGAAAAGGAACACCAGGGAATTCTTATTGTTCCCAGATTGTTCCCAGATCATTTTCTTATTGTTCCCACGCGGACGGATTGGAGCACCTACCCTCATCGGACTCGAATACCAACCACCGGAAGGCACGTTCCGAATACGAGCATCCTAG
- a CDS encoding c-type cytochrome — protein MKNPVPMTPSILHESLGHFADHCAVCHANNGSGKTMFGSGLYPKPPDLRLARTQSLSDGEIFFIVENGIRMSGMPAFGGDDSSDDSWKLVYFIRHLPQLTAAEETEMEALNPKTSEESEEDKAEEQFLNGGFPSVPTKTMNHMKGHTK, from the coding sequence ATGAAGAATCCGGTGCCGATGACTCCCTCGATTCTTCACGAATCCTTAGGCCACTTCGCGGATCACTGTGCGGTTTGCCACGCGAACAACGGGAGCGGCAAGACGATGTTCGGCAGTGGCCTTTATCCAAAGCCTCCCGATCTCCGACTCGCTCGCACCCAAAGTCTCAGCGATGGGGAGATCTTCTTCATCGTGGAGAACGGGATTCGGATGTCAGGAATGCCCGCTTTCGGCGGGGACGATTCGAGCGATGACAGTTGGAAGCTTGTGTATTTCATTCGTCACCTTCCGCAACTGACCGCTGCAGAAGAGACAGAGATGGAAGCCCTTAATCCGAAGACCTCTGAAGAGTCCGAAGAGGACAAAGCAGAAGAGCAGTTCCTGAATGGCGGATTCCCGTCCGTCCCAACCAAAACGATGAATCACATGAAAGGACACACAAAATGA
- a CDS encoding DsbA family protein gives MQTDMPEKSITYLFDPLCGWCYGASSALHALRDAGVSIALNPTGLFAGANARAVDATFAAFAWSQDQRIAELSGQSFTQAYRDQVLGAANTRLDSSAATLALTAISQDEPDRELDALSLIQSARYREGRDIIQAASLSQILAEAGFVRAAEQLATPTPALQIANQERIARGRALLVSVGARGVPTLVVTDRDGVRVVGADVLFGGVDRLLPQLEMA, from the coding sequence TTGCAGACCGACATGCCAGAGAAATCCATCACCTATCTCTTCGATCCGCTTTGTGGTTGGTGCTACGGCGCGTCCTCCGCGCTCCACGCATTGAGGGATGCAGGCGTCTCCATCGCACTCAATCCGACTGGGCTGTTTGCTGGAGCGAATGCACGAGCTGTGGACGCCACCTTCGCTGCCTTCGCCTGGAGCCAAGACCAGCGGATCGCGGAGTTATCCGGACAGAGCTTCACGCAAGCGTACCGGGATCAAGTCCTCGGTGCCGCGAATACCCGGCTCGATTCGAGCGCCGCTACACTTGCGCTGACGGCTATCTCCCAGGACGAGCCTGATCGCGAACTGGACGCCCTCAGCCTCATTCAGTCTGCTCGTTACCGCGAGGGAAGAGACATCATCCAGGCAGCAAGCCTGTCACAGATTCTGGCGGAGGCAGGCTTCGTCCGAGCGGCGGAGCAATTGGCGACACCAACTCCAGCGCTCCAGATAGCCAACCAGGAGCGGATCGCCCGTGGTCGAGCTTTATTGGTTTCGGTCGGCGCACGAGGGGTTCCCACCCTGGTTGTTACCGATAGGGATGGGGTTCGCGTTGTTGGAGCGGATGTTCTTTTTGGAGGAGTGGACCGGCTCCTGCCCCAACTCGAAATGGCCTAA
- a CDS encoding superinfection exclusion B family protein: MPTWITTLWNWLTGKLSLVALAMWIFLLALLLTTLPAHYLQVLQIDALVHLYRPWISGALLLTLTLLIVIGVRSLSAWIKGKWHDKKHLREMKAHLTALPPDQQYILATYFHRKFNSQKWSIEDGAVLELQARGFIYQSSRLGNFAEGWAFNLSRKGAELLRNPEYRNLWGEEAPLPRSWWAR; encoded by the coding sequence ATGCCTACCTGGATAACAACACTGTGGAACTGGCTCACCGGCAAACTATCGTTAGTCGCTCTTGCCATGTGGATTTTTCTTCTCGCGCTGCTACTCACGACGCTGCCAGCCCATTACCTTCAAGTGCTCCAAATAGATGCGCTTGTGCATCTATACCGTCCTTGGATATCGGGGGCATTGCTGCTTACTCTGACGCTGCTTATTGTCATCGGTGTGCGCAGTCTATCAGCATGGATAAAGGGCAAATGGCATGACAAAAAACATCTCCGAGAAATGAAAGCGCACCTCACCGCTTTGCCTCCCGATCAGCAATACATACTTGCGACCTATTTCCACAGAAAGTTCAATTCGCAAAAATGGAGCATAGAGGACGGGGCTGTTCTCGAATTACAGGCTCGTGGGTTTATCTATCAATCGAGCCGGTTGGGTAATTTCGCGGAAGGTTGGGCGTTCAACTTATCGAGGAAGGGTGCTGAACTACTACGAAACCCGGAGTATCGAAATCTGTGGGGTGAAGAAGCTCCATTGCCGCGCAGTTGGTGGGCACGCTAG
- a CDS encoding multicopper oxidase family protein, translated as MSNRRSFLQSALGITAGLFATETLQAKVTQSAAEKLRQHRTRDARTAFNIPVVTPDIGDLPYTMDGDVKVFHLIAQVVEQQISPDKKIYAWGFNGSAPGPTIQVTQGDRVRVIFDNQLPEPTSLHWHGFEDRIQYDGQPGISQPPVKPGGRFVYEFNIHQEGTYFYHAHMAMQEMAGMLGIFIMHPKEPYQPHCEKDFAINLQEYAVLPNNSVPNTMSMEYNWLLLNGKAGPAATPLIVRLGDRVRVRFVNLGMDHHPMHIHGHTFYTTGTEGGRIPEVAWWPGNTVLVGVAQSRTVEFVANNPGDWMLHCHLPHHMMNQMSSTVGRMTRMSGMPAGGGMNTGMGMLQGAPGAPLGEDYGPILGRGMGVGGTSETATTNGPLSEAKAQAATKGMQHTPGEMSGMDMGDMKPDIAPNANDVPNFPQDAYMEGPMMAMDKRVDRPENYGLKPGWSQFMQGMMNFVRVLPPDEYDEVIARMKQANRPNDPYSSILTRA; from the coding sequence ATGTCGAATCGTCGCTCATTTCTTCAAAGTGCCCTCGGTATCACCGCAGGGCTATTTGCCACGGAAACGTTGCAAGCTAAGGTCACGCAAAGCGCTGCGGAAAAGCTGAGACAACATCGCACGCGTGATGCTCGCACGGCCTTCAATATTCCCGTCGTAACGCCGGACATTGGAGACTTGCCGTACACGATGGACGGCGATGTCAAAGTCTTCCACTTGATCGCACAAGTGGTGGAACAACAAATCTCCCCCGACAAGAAGATCTACGCCTGGGGCTTTAACGGCTCAGCGCCGGGTCCGACGATTCAGGTGACACAGGGAGACCGTGTTCGCGTGATCTTCGACAACCAACTGCCTGAACCGACCTCATTGCACTGGCACGGATTCGAAGACCGTATCCAGTACGACGGTCAACCCGGAATCAGTCAACCGCCCGTCAAGCCAGGTGGACGTTTCGTGTATGAGTTCAACATCCACCAAGAGGGCACCTATTTTTATCACGCTCACATGGCGATGCAAGAGATGGCCGGGATGCTCGGGATCTTCATCATGCACCCAAAGGAGCCGTACCAACCGCATTGCGAAAAGGACTTTGCAATCAACTTGCAGGAGTACGCCGTTCTCCCCAACAACAGCGTTCCCAACACGATGAGCATGGAATATAACTGGCTGCTTTTGAATGGCAAAGCCGGGCCAGCGGCGACTCCTCTCATCGTTCGCCTGGGCGATCGAGTGCGGGTCCGATTCGTAAATCTCGGCATGGATCATCACCCGATGCATATCCATGGTCACACCTTCTATACGACCGGCACAGAAGGCGGAAGGATCCCAGAGGTTGCATGGTGGCCGGGCAATACCGTTCTGGTCGGCGTAGCGCAGAGCCGGACAGTTGAGTTCGTTGCAAACAACCCCGGTGATTGGATGCTGCATTGCCATCTCCCCCACCACATGATGAACCAAATGTCCTCGACTGTTGGAAGGATGACCCGCATGTCGGGAATGCCTGCGGGTGGGGGAATGAATACCGGTATGGGGATGCTTCAAGGCGCACCCGGTGCGCCTTTGGGCGAGGACTATGGACCCATCCTTGGTCGTGGCATGGGGGTCGGTGGAACCTCTGAGACGGCTACGACGAACGGTCCCCTCTCGGAGGCCAAGGCGCAGGCGGCAACGAAAGGCATGCAGCATACCCCGGGTGAGATGTCCGGAATGGACATGGGCGACATGAAACCTGATATCGCGCCGAATGCCAACGACGTTCCGAACTTCCCTCAAGACGCGTACATGGAGGGGCCGATGATGGCGATGGACAAGAGGGTGGATCGACCAGAGAACTATGGTCTGAAGCCGGGATGGAGCCAATTCATGCAAGGCATGATGAACTTCGTTCGCGTATTGCCACCGGATGAGTACGACGAGGTCATCGCGCGGATGAAGCAGGCCAATCGCCCGAACGATCCCTATTCCTCCATCCTTACCCGCGCCTAA
- a CDS encoding quinone oxidoreductase family protein: protein MHRNMYVCTLHTYIHESSNSVLPGLKQEKTNVKYIQATKFGGPEVLTLLETQTPTPGDGMLLVEVKAAGVNYLDLAARSGFYPQIPAAPFSPGFEIVGVVKSVGNGVEGFKEGDSVAAITMEGGGYATHIVIPAAATIPLPPGLDPANVAALLVQGLTAYMLLEETKVKAGDAVLISAAAGGLGSIAVQLAKAKGATVIGLASKSKFGTVKQLGADFVVDYNDAQWAASVREAVGSQGVQVYLDSIGDPSTEAFSLLSTFGHWIVFGARSAGKPLPPEAIGRMIEENITLRGYNLGASLQHIPRALGDLFKFFADGTLKIEITNYPLADAAKVHTLFGERKTTGKVVLIP, encoded by the coding sequence TTGCATCGCAATATGTACGTATGTACTCTACATACGTACATACATGAATCGTCCAACTCGGTTCTGCCGGGTTTGAAACAGGAGAAAACAAACGTGAAATATATCCAAGCTACAAAGTTCGGTGGGCCAGAGGTCCTCACGCTTCTTGAGACACAAACCCCTACCCCAGGCGACGGAATGCTGTTGGTCGAAGTGAAGGCCGCAGGCGTCAACTATCTGGATCTGGCGGCTCGCTCCGGCTTCTATCCGCAAATACCCGCAGCCCCGTTTTCTCCAGGGTTTGAGATCGTCGGTGTGGTCAAGAGCGTTGGCAATGGCGTGGAGGGCTTCAAGGAAGGCGATTCCGTTGCCGCAATCACGATGGAGGGCGGAGGATATGCCACTCATATTGTGATTCCTGCCGCAGCAACGATTCCTCTTCCTCCCGGACTCGATCCCGCGAATGTGGCTGCACTCCTGGTCCAGGGCCTCACAGCATACATGCTTCTTGAAGAAACCAAAGTCAAAGCGGGCGACGCCGTCCTGATCTCGGCTGCCGCGGGAGGTCTGGGAAGTATCGCGGTTCAGCTGGCGAAAGCAAAAGGCGCGACGGTCATTGGCCTTGCTTCGAAGTCAAAGTTCGGCACCGTGAAGCAGCTCGGCGCAGATTTTGTCGTGGACTACAACGACGCTCAATGGGCTGCTTCGGTGCGCGAGGCTGTGGGAAGTCAGGGCGTACAGGTCTATCTCGACTCCATTGGCGACCCCTCCACCGAAGCGTTCTCCCTTCTCAGTACGTTCGGCCATTGGATTGTCTTCGGCGCCCGATCTGCCGGCAAGCCGCTTCCTCCCGAAGCTATTGGCAGAATGATTGAGGAGAACATCACCTTGCGTGGCTACAACCTTGGAGCCAGCCTCCAACATATCCCTCGCGCGCTGGGTGATCTCTTCAAGTTCTTCGCCGACGGGACCCTCAAGATCGAGATCACGAACTACCCACTGGCAGATGCGGCCAAGGTCCACACTCTCTTCGGAGAACGCAAGACCACAGGAAAAGTCGTGCTGATCCCATAG
- a CDS encoding winged helix-turn-helix transcriptional regulator — MKGDFSKQPDLAKGEACPIRDVLDRVGDQWSGLVLGALSNGTMRFNELRREIGDVSQHMLSRTLKQLEQDGFVSRTVFPVIPPRVDYALTPLGKSFLEPLLMLITWANENHMSIQSARKIYREGQEGLKASAQAEAPERR; from the coding sequence TTGAAGGGCGATTTCAGCAAGCAACCGGATCTAGCAAAGGGCGAGGCCTGCCCCATCCGCGATGTCCTCGACCGCGTCGGCGACCAATGGAGTGGTTTAGTGCTCGGTGCCTTATCCAACGGCACCATGCGCTTTAACGAGTTGAGACGGGAGATCGGGGATGTGTCGCAGCATATGCTGTCGCGGACACTGAAACAGCTTGAACAAGACGGGTTTGTGTCGCGGACGGTCTTTCCGGTGATTCCGCCCCGAGTCGACTATGCTCTGACACCCTTGGGCAAATCATTTCTGGAGCCACTCCTCATGCTGATCACCTGGGCCAACGAGAACCATATGTCGATCCAATCGGCACGGAAGATCTATCGAGAGGGACAAGAGGGTTTGAAAGCCTCAGCACAAGCTGAGGCACCAGAGAGGAGATGA